A stretch of the Salmo salar chromosome ssa20, Ssal_v3.1, whole genome shotgun sequence genome encodes the following:
- the rbm7 gene encoding RNA-binding protein 7 encodes MGVADETDRTLFVGNLDPKVTEELLFELFLQAGPLFKVKIPKDNDGKQKAFGFVCFKHEVSVPYGMNLLNGETLFGRTLKVQFRAGSSHINSPGHSQNQSTVNTPNPHGAAGMFDKSPDQMGSPSFSPSQHIQRSFSSPDSLQRQAMINNMWQLQMQQLQGVNGGFPAGLLGQPPPQPLQPQSGGGGGSWQPDSSSQRGNRQGYQQDNSSHYGRDQRYPGGSDDTGSNRHHRSQRGEHYNHDDRSGSSGGNRSRDDRWRDGSRDGRWRRY; translated from the exons ATGGGAGTAGCGGATGAAACAGACAGGACTCTCTTTGTTGGAAATTTGGATCCAAAAGTGACGGAGGAACTTTTATTCGAGCTATTTTTACAG GCAGGACCTCTGTTCAAAGTGAAAATCCCAAAAGACAATGATGGAAAACAGAAAGCGTTTGGATTTGTCTGTTTCAAACATGAGGTGTCCGTACCCTATGGCATGAACCTGCTCAATGGGGAAACTCTATTCGGAAGGACTCTCAAAGTACAGTTCAGAGCAG GAAGCAGTCACATTAACAGTCCAGGGCACTCTCAGAATCAAAGCACTGTGAATACTCCCAATCCACATGGGGCTGCGGGCAT GTTTGACAAGAGCCCAGACCAGATGGGCTCCCCATCATTTTCACCCTCTCAGCACATCCAGAGGTCCTTCTCCTCTCCTGATAGTCTGCAGAGACAGGCCATG ATTAACAACATGTGGCAGCTCCAGATGCAGCAGCTCCAGGGAGTGAATGGAGGCTTCCCAGCTGGTCTTCTGGGGCAGCCACCACCACAACCGCTACAGCCACagagtggtggaggtggtgggtcCTGGCAACCGGACAGCTCCTCACAGCGAGGCAACAGGCAGGGGTACCAGCAGGACAACAGCAGCCACTACGGCAGGGACCAGCGGTACCCAGGAGGCTCTGACGACACCGGCTCCAACCGTCACCACCGCAGCCAGCGAGGTGAACACTATAACCATGACGACAGGAGCGGGAGCAGCGGAGGCAACCGTAGCAGAGATGACAGGTGGAGGGACGGCTCCAGAGATGGCCGGTGGAGACGATACTGA